In Mastomys coucha isolate ucsf_1 unplaced genomic scaffold, UCSF_Mcou_1 pScaffold20, whole genome shotgun sequence, one DNA window encodes the following:
- the Nap1l5 gene encoding nucleosome assembly protein 1-like 5 has product MADPEKQGPAESRTEDEVMEGAQGGEDAATGDSATAPPAEEPQAPAENAPKPKKDFIESLPNSVKCRVLALKKLQKRCDKIEAKFDKEFQALEKKYNDIYKPLLAKIQELTGEMEGCAWTLEEEDDEDEEEEEDEEEEEEEAAAGATGGPDSAKK; this is encoded by the coding sequence ATGGCCGACCCCGAGAAGCAGGGACCCGCTGAGAGCCGCACCGAGGACGAGGTAATGGAGGGAGCCCAGGGTGGCGAAGATGCCGCGACCGGTGACAGTGCCACTGCGCCCCCGGCCGAGGAGCCCCAGGCTCCCGCGGAGAATGCGCCCAAGCCCAAAAAAGACTTTATCGAGAGCCTGCCCAATTCAGTCAAATGCCGGGTTCTGGCGCTCAAAAAGCTGCAGAAGCGCTGCGATAAGATCGAGGCCAAATTTGACAAGGAATTTCAGGCTCTGGAGAAGAAGTACAACGATATCTACAAGCCCCTACTTGCCAAGATCCAGGAGCTCACCGGAGAGATGGAGGGCTGCGCGTGGACcctggaggaagaggatgatgaagacgaggaggaagaagaggacgaggaggaggaggaggaagaggctgcaGCTGGCGCAACTGGGGGTCCCGACTCCGCCAAGAAGTGA